In Antechinus flavipes isolate AdamAnt ecotype Samford, QLD, Australia chromosome 3, AdamAnt_v2, whole genome shotgun sequence, a genomic segment contains:
- the LOC127558053 gene encoding olfactory receptor 8G1-like, which yields MEDNMAMRNDSPVTEFILTGLTDWPELQLPFFFLFLGIYVITVVGNLGMIILIGLSSHLHTPMYYFLSSLSFIDLCHSTIITPKMLMKFVSENNIISYSECITQLYFFLIFAIAECHMLAVMAYDRYVAICNPLLYNITMSHKTCSWLVGGVYILGLVGATAHTSCIFRVIFCKNNLIHHYFCELLSLLKLSCSSTYLNEVVILCFSAFNILIPSITIVSSYLCIITSILRIRSPEGRSKAFSTCSSHIAAVALFYGSAAVIYLQPSSGNSMDQDKVSSVFYTIFVPMLNPLIYSLRNKDVKVAMRKILERRKFI from the exons ATGGAAGACAAT ATGGCCATGAGAAATGACTCCCCAGTGACTGAATTTATCCTCACAGGGCTAACTGACTGGCCAGAGCTCCagctgccttttttctttcttttccttggcATTTATGTGATTACTGTGGTGGGGAACCTAGGTATGATCATCCTGATTGGCCTTAGTTCCCATCTTCACACCCCCATGTACTATTTCCTCAGTAGTTTATCCTTTATTGATCTCTGTCACTCCACTATAATCACACCCAAAATGCTGATGAAATTTGTATCGGAGAATAATATCATCTCCTACTCTGAGTGTATAACACAactctattttttccttatttttgctATAGCTGAGTGCCACATGTTGGCAGTGATGGCATATGATCGTTATGTTGCCATCTGCAATCCTTTGCTTTACAACATCACCATGTCCCATAAGACCTGCTCATGGCTTGTGGGTGGGGTATACATCCTGGGTTTAGTTGGGGCCACAGCTCACACCAGCTGCATATTTAGAGTGATCTTCTGCAAGAACAATCTTATCCATCATTATTTCTGTGAACTCCTTTCCCTCTTGAAACTTTCTTGTTCCAGCACCTATCTCAATGAAGTAGTGATTTTGTGCTTTAGTGCATTTAACATCCTCATTCCCAGTATTACCATTGTTAGCTCTTATCTCTGCATCATCACCAGCATCCTTCGGATCCGCTCCCCTGAAGGCCGGTCCAAGGCTTTCAGCACCTGCAGCTCCCACATAGCAGCTGTTGCTCTCTTCTATGGCTCTGCTGCAGTCATATATCTACAGCCCTCTTCAGGAAACTCCATGGACCAGGACAAAGTATCTTCTGTTTTTTATACTATTTTTGTGCCCATGCTGAACCCCCTCATCTACAGCCTGAGGAACAAGGATGTGAAAGTTGCCATGAGGAAAATCCTGGAGAGAAGAAAGTTCATTTAA